GCATTCAATTCCTCTTTCACCCAACTTTTTCCTTCTAGGTTCCGGGACTTTAACTATAGCCCTGCATCCCCACACTTTCAGATGACtcaaattttgttttcttttgttccaAAGTTCATATGGGGTTATTAGATTCCTTTTATTAGGAACTCTATTATGAATATAATAAGCCATTAACATAGCTTAACCCCAATAACCGTGACTTAATCCCGAGTTAGACTATAAAGAATTAACCATTTCCGTTAAGACTCGATTTTGTTCGTTCGACTACACCATTTTGGTGTGGTTTATATGGTGCCGTTACTTGATAGACAATATCAGTGCTTTAGAAAAATGTGGGATTATAATATTCTCCTCCCCTATCGGTCCTTAGACACATAACAGAAGATTCACCTTGCAATTCAACCTCAGTCTtgtaaattttgaattttttgaatgcttcatctttagaatTTACAAGATAAACTTTGCAAAATCTAGAGTAGTCATCAATGAATGTAATAATATATTTCTTTCCTCCAATTGTAGGAGTACTATGAAAATCACTCAAGTCACTATGAATTAATTCAAGCAACTTAGTACTTTTCAGGATTTGGAAAAGATTTCCTTATGATATTTTTTAATATGCAAGTTTTATATTTTCCAGTGTCCACAATCATCACTAATATCAAACCACATTTATTCCTAATTCTATGAAAATTAACATGACTCAAACGGGAATGCCACAACAAAAAATTAGAGTCAAGGATGTAAATAGAAACTTCATCATTCATTGCATTGTCATTATTAATAATTACATTAAACTTAAACATGTCATTGGCATAATACCCCTACCAAACAAATATACCACCCTTAGACAATATAACCTTATTGGCTTCAAATACTTGTTTGAAACCATGCTTGTTCAATAAGCTACCAGAAACAAGATTTTTTTTAACACTGGGAACATAAAATACATCACTTAAAATTAATATCTTTCTGGATGTGAACATCAATTTCACTTGTCCCATGCCCTTGACTTCAACATTTGAAGAGTTCCCCATGTAGAGGATGGTCTCATCATCAATCAATGTGAGTGACTTGAAGAAAGAATGATCATTGCACACATGCTTGGTAGCACCTGTGTCTATCCACCAAGAATTGTTATTTTCAATAACATTGATTTCAGAGATCATGGCTACAAAGTTGTCCTTTGATGCCCCTTGGGTTTTCGGATAGAGCAATCCTTCTTCTTGTGGCCCGGTTTGTTGCATTCATAGCACATACATTGgaacctcttcttctttttgccaTCATCATAAGGCCTCTTCGTATTGTTATATTGTCCTTTGTGTGGTTTGGAGGACTCCCATGTTCAATGACATTAATCTTGCCATCTTGAGTGCTAGGCTCCTTGGAATCATCCTGCTTGCGGAACTCTTGCGCTACACGAAGATGATTGGCAAGTTCTTCCAGGGACATATCCTCCTTTTTGTGTTTAAGACTTCGTTTGGAGTCTTTACATGACAAGGGTAGTTTATCAATAATAGAAGACACTATAAAGGTTTCATCCATCAGAATTTTGTGTTGGACGAAACGACTTACAATAAGCTGAATTTCATGAAATTGATCCATGACTGACCGACCTTTTACCACCTTATAATTATCAAATTGTGAGACAATGAATTTCTTACTAGAAGCATCTTCAGACATGTACTTGTTCTCCAGAGCATCCCACAGTTCCTTAGCGGTCTCCACATGTTGATGAATATCGAATAAAGCATATGTCATTCAATATATGGCCTCGGCAAATGTAGTCATCATTGTCTCATTTCATCCTTGCCCTTGTGCTTTCCAATGGTTCCTCTTTGCCTTCATTGACGAGCGGTGAAAATCACATACACAACCTTTAGTGTTATCAGGAGGAAATGCATTTTCTTTTGCCAACGCCGAAAATCAACTCCACCAAACTTGTCAAGTTTGGAAAAGAGACTTGGTTCACACCATCATAAGATGCTAATAATCAGGACGTGTATCATATTTACATTACCATTGTGTTATGATAAGTGATTTTAGTGTGACCATGCATTATATGTACAATAGGTCTCCTATTGTTCCTCCTAAATTAGTACATAAGTTTGACCTGTTGGCAATAGGAAAAATATTTAAGACTTACGAGGTCTTCGTTGATGTAGAAGCAACCGAAGGTGTCATCCCAGCCGTTGGTCAAGTTTTTCTCATTAGCAAAGTCGCCGACGTTGATGTGGCAGAGTTGCGTCACCTCCACCAAGCAGACGCCGTAGTCGTCCTCGATGTGCCCCGAGCTCCGGTAATAAGAATATTAGGCCTCTTCCTGCAGCTGCTATTTTTCCCCATATCCGTTTACTGTGCTAACATAATGTATATAAAAATAGCGGCCGACTACCGAAATTTGCGATGGACTAAAATAGAAGTGTAGAACAGGGCACCAGCGTCACCTATTAGTCTGATCAACAACTAAGCTTTTTTATAATATAGGTCAACTCTATAACATTTCTTTCAACCAAAACAAAACGTTTAAGAAAAATTAGTAtgtttattaattgattaaaattAGTGTTTTTATAAATCCTTTCTTTTATTGCGCTAGAGTAGCCTTTTGAAGTGGTCATCAAATTGAAACATTGCTAGAGCATTTAGTTCTGTATATTTTTCAGGATCGCAATGTCTAGTGTACCGAAAATGCCTAGAAGTCTTGCACAGTTGACAACAGCTCCCCTAAAATCTCTCCATTCCCTCTACTATATAAACAGTTACAGACTCTGCACCTCAGTCACAAGCGAACCAAAACTGATTAAAGAAAATTTGCTTTTTTATTACGAGTTGAAGTATGGGAAAGAGAAACAGTCTGCTGCTACTAGTGGTGGTACTTTTCTCTGCACTAGTGGCCTCTGTTGGTGGGCATTGGAGAGAAAGAGAAGAGGAAGGAAGTGAGCAAAGAACTCAAGGAGAAAAATGGTTTTTGCTGCGTCACTTACATGATGTAGTGAAAACTGATGCTGGGCTCATGAGATTGGTGAAAGGCGGATATAGTAGAGGAACATCTTTCCATAGTCCAATGCGTATTGGGTTCATCTCTATGGAACCAAATAGCCTCTTCATCCCTCAGTACCTTGATTCCAATCTTCTCCTCTTTGTTCACCATGGTAAACTTAATTTTTTGACTTTACCTTCGACAGTGTTTTAGACTTTTTACGCTATCAGATCACATAAAAGATAACTACatgtaattaaaataaaaaaagtgcCCAAAAAATAAGTCTGCTACAATATGTTAAAATAACatcattttttatatatataatgtcaGTGTATTTAGGTACCCTTTGCTTAGTAAGCCAGAATGTTCATTTTCTATGAAATGAATACAGGGGAAGCAAGAGTTGGACACATCTACGGGGATGTATTAGCAGAAAGGGGTTTGAAGCCCGGTGATGTGTACACAATTCCTGCTGGATCAGCTTTCTATTTGGAGAATAGAGTTGAAAACCAGAGACTTCACATTATTTGCAGTATTGATGTTACCTCTGAATCCATGGGATGGCATGCCTTCCAGGTACCCTAAGCCAATTTCTCAAAAAATGGTGATTTGATCCATTTCTTGTCTTACGTTTTATAGtccttttttccaaattttttgtAATAACTCATGTAATTGTTTTGCAGTCTTTCTTCGTTGGTGGTGGAATTTATCCTACATCCATTCTTGCTGGATTCGACCATACCACATTATCAACTGCTCTTAATGTAAGTATTCAAGTAATTTACCTTTTCTTGCTACATTTGTCAGTGGAAGAAAAAAAACTGAATCAAGATTAATATGGTATAACTGCAGGTCTCTACAGCAGAATTAAGCACGTTCTTGACAAGGCAATCTTCCGGGCCAATCGTGCATTTGTCTGGTTCTCATCACACACACATTTGGTCCAAATTCTTGGCCCAAGAGCCCCACAAGAGACTAGCTCACTTGAAGAGGATTGCGAATTTTAAGGAAGAAACTATCCCAAAGGAGGAGGAATCAACATGGTCATTGAGGAAATTTCTATTTACTTTGTTAAACAGGGAAGACGTTGTCGAGAGAGTGAATCATAAAGCTCCATCAGCGTATAATCTCTACAACAGGAAAGCCGATTTCAAGAACGACTATGGATGGAGCAAGAAATTGGATGAGTCTAATTATCCTCCTCTAAAGATATCTGGAAATGGCGTTTATCTTGTCAATCTATCTCCGGTAAGGACCCTCTCTTTATTCAAGGTCATTGATCATACATGAAATGAACTCGTAAATATCATAGagaattttgtttttcttttccttctcttgtcCTTCTTTAGCCTTAATCTTGCAAATGGCTAGCCGAGTGCATGGCTGGGTGCATAATGAAGACAGATGCGAGTGCACCCTTTACCTTCGATTTGCTTGAGTTATGTATTTATAATATAAatggtttaaatatttatattttatatcaagTCCCAACTTATAGTCACTGAAGCATGGTGGTGCAGTGATCATATGTAC
Above is a window of Nicotiana tabacum cultivar K326 chromosome 8, ASM71507v2, whole genome shotgun sequence DNA encoding:
- the LOC107790719 gene encoding vicilin-like seed storage protein At2g28490, encoding MGKRNSLLLLVVVLFSALVASVGGHWREREEEGSEQRTQGEKWFLLRHLHDVVKTDAGLMRLVKGGYSRGTSFHSPMRIGFISMEPNSLFIPQYLDSNLLLFVHHGEARVGHIYGDVLAERGLKPGDVYTIPAGSAFYLENRVENQRLHIICSIDVTSESMGWHAFQSFFVGGGIYPTSILAGFDHTTLSTALNVSTAELSTFLTRQSSGPIVHLSGSHHTHIWSKFLAQEPHKRLAHLKRIANFKEETIPKEEESTWSLRKFLFTLLNREDVVERVNHKAPSAYNLYNRKADFKNDYGWSKKLDESNYPPLKISGNGVYLVNLSPGSMMAPHVNPTAIEYGIVLKGTGRVQIVYPNGTLAMNARVREGDVFWVPRYFPFCQIASTNGPFEFFGFTTSARRNHQQFLVGKNSLMQSLRGPEFAAAFGISEKRLKRIANAQSEQVILPSSSPASPHHYKATEPERKKMVKFEKMIGSFGNDLILGFD